Proteins encoded in a region of the Eretmochelys imbricata isolate rEreImb1 chromosome 10, rEreImb1.hap1, whole genome shotgun sequence genome:
- the SEMA7A gene encoding semaphorin-7A isoform X2, whose product MGLNSRATYLVALWTSYLFLLTAGHSRVNPRIITAPKGERRFLLDKHETLTTLYHEEGNSSLLVGAEGKLYYFDFESSSNHAEDFPAHDTEACQKPEEKKNYLTFIGKYNDMLLLCGTNACKPTCWNLADRNKVGEAAQGLAPFVPNQNSLVLVDGKDIYSTISLHQHNGKIPRFRQVRGTGELYTSDTVMQNPKFVKATVIKQDERHDDKIYYFFQEDNPDKSPEAPLNVSRVAQLCKGDKGGTSSLSASKWTTFLKATLVCVNPATKGNFDLLQDVFIVPSDKNWRETRVYGLFSNSWGYSAVCVYTIGDIDTVFRTSKLKGYTKDMPHIRPGQCPWGRNHTPPETFKIADLHPAVEEKVQPVAPRNSPLFHNKNRYQKIGVHRIQARDGHTYNVLYLVTDKGYIHKIVEMPHGVLNILEIQPFQQPAPILAMTLDHRRAKLYVSSPSEVVQLPMDMCEVYHRSCESCVMAKDPYCGWADGKCVSVKANLTMLQNLTLESSPEICPHSSFKQQEDSLESYRNVTVALFSRYFLYCPTESHAATYKWHHNGSCIQNCSTHWPCFHFIENVTHDRYGRYTCISEENGFSQTLVREWLLKQPKPSQTLQWRSQAAATSPSFWLGFLQMMALALLFQ is encoded by the exons GGGAGAGACGCTTTCTGCTGGACAAGCATGAGACTCTCACAACTCTCTACCATGAGGAGGGGAATTCCTCTCTCTTGGTGGGAGCAGAGGGAAAGCTCTACTACTTCGACTTTGAGAGCTCCAGTAACCACGCG GAGGATTTCCCTGCACATGATACAGAAGCCTGCCAAAAACCA gaggagaagaagaacTACCTGACTTTCATTGGCAAGTACAACGACATGTTGTTGTTATGTGGGACAAATGCCTGCAAGCCCACCTGCTGGAACTTG gcCGATCGGAATAAAGTTGGAGAGGCCGCCCAGGGCTTGGCCCCTTTTGTGCCTAACCAGAACTCCCTGGTCCTTGTTGATG GCAAAGACATCTATTCCACCATCAGCTTGCACCAACACAATGGGAAAATACCCCGCTTCCGCCAGGTCCGAGGGACTGGGGAGCTCTACACCAGCGACACAGTGATGCAGA ACCCGAAGTTTGTGAAAGCCACTGTCATCAAGCAAGATGAGCGCCATGATGACAAGATCTACTATTTCTTTCAAGAAGACAATCCGGACAAGAGTCCCGAGGCCCCGTTAAATGTCTCCAGAGTGGCCCAGCTGTGCAAG GGTGACAAAGGGGGCaccagctccctctctgcttccaAGTGGACAACCTTCCTGAAGGCCACACTGGTCTGTGTCAACCCGGCCACCAAGGGCAACTTCGACTTGCTGCAGGATGTCTTCATTGTCCCGTCAGACAAGAACTGGAGGGAAACCAGAGTGTATGGACTCTTCTCCAACTCCTG GGGGTACTCTGCCGTTTGTGTCTACACCATCGGTGACATTGACACTGTGTTCCGGACATCGAAACTCAAAGGCTACACTAAGGACATGCCCCACATCCGTCCTGGACAG TGCCCTTGGGGCAGAAATCATACCCCTCCCGAGACTTTCAAAATAGCTGACCTCCACCCGGCAGTGGAGGAAAAGGTGCAGCCTGTTGCCCCAAGGAATAGTCCCCTATTCCACAACAAGAATCGCTACCAGAAAATCGGGGTGCATCGCATCCAGGCGAGGGACGGACACACCTACAACGTCCTCTATTTGGTGACAG ACAAAGGGTATATCCACAAAATAGTGGAGATGCCGCACGGCGTCCTGAACATCCTGGAGATCCAGCCCTTTCAACAGCCAGCTCCCATCCTGGCCATGACCCTGGATCATAGAAGG GCAAAGCTCTATGTGAGCTCGCCGAGCGAGGTGGTCCAGTTGCCCATGGACATGTGCGAGGTATATCACAGGAGCTGCGAGAGCTGCGTCATGGCAAAGGATCCCTACTGCGGCTGGGCAGATGGGAAATGCGTCTCCGTTAAAGCTAACCT GACAATGCTACAGAACTTGACCTTGGAGTCCTCACCGGAAATATGTCCCCATTCCAGCTTCAAACAGCAGGAAG atAGCCTGGAGAGCTACCGGAACGTCACCGTGGCGCTCTTCTCCCGCTATTTCCTGTACTGCCCCACCGAATCCCATGCCGCCACCTACAAGTGGCATCACAATGGCAGCTGCATCCAGAACTGCTCCACCCACTGGCCCTGCTTCCACTTCATCGAGAACGTGACCCACGACCGCTACGGGCGCTACACCTGCATCTCAGAGGAGAACGGTTTCTCCCAAACCCTCGTGAGGGAATGGCTGCTGAAGCAACCTAAGCCCTCCCAGACTTTGCAGTGGAGGAGCCAAGCTGCGGCCACCTCCCCTTCCTTCTGGCTGGGCTTCCTGCAGATGATGGCTCTTGCCCTGCTGTTCcagtga
- the SEMA7A gene encoding semaphorin-7A isoform X1: MGLNSRATYLVALWTSYLFLLTAGHSRVNPRIITAPKGERRFLLDKHETLTTLYHEEGNSSLLVGAEGKLYYFDFESSSNHAEDFPAHDTEACQKPEEKKNYLTFIGKYNDMLLLCGTNACKPTCWNLADRNKVGEAAQGLAPFVPNQNSLVLVDGKDIYSTISLHQHNGKIPRFRQVRGTGELYTSDTVMQNPKFVKATVIKQDERHDDKIYYFFQEDNPDKSPEAPLNVSRVAQLCKGDKGGTSSLSASKWTTFLKATLVCVNPATKGNFDLLQDVFIVPSDKNWRETRVYGLFSNSWGYSAVCVYTIGDIDTVFRTSKLKGYTKDMPHIRPGQCPWGRNHTPPETFKIADLHPAVEEKVQPVAPRNSPLFHNKNRYQKIGVHRIQARDGHTYNVLYLVTDKGYIHKIVEMPHGVLNILEIQPFQQPAPILAMTLDHRRAKLYVSSPSEVVQLPMDMCEVYHRSCESCVMAKDPYCGWADGKCVSVKANLTMLQNLTLESSPEICPHSSFKQQEADSLESYRNVTVALFSRYFLYCPTESHAATYKWHHNGSCIQNCSTHWPCFHFIENVTHDRYGRYTCISEENGFSQTLVREWLLKQPKPSQTLQWRSQAAATSPSFWLGFLQMMALALLFQ; this comes from the exons GGGAGAGACGCTTTCTGCTGGACAAGCATGAGACTCTCACAACTCTCTACCATGAGGAGGGGAATTCCTCTCTCTTGGTGGGAGCAGAGGGAAAGCTCTACTACTTCGACTTTGAGAGCTCCAGTAACCACGCG GAGGATTTCCCTGCACATGATACAGAAGCCTGCCAAAAACCA gaggagaagaagaacTACCTGACTTTCATTGGCAAGTACAACGACATGTTGTTGTTATGTGGGACAAATGCCTGCAAGCCCACCTGCTGGAACTTG gcCGATCGGAATAAAGTTGGAGAGGCCGCCCAGGGCTTGGCCCCTTTTGTGCCTAACCAGAACTCCCTGGTCCTTGTTGATG GCAAAGACATCTATTCCACCATCAGCTTGCACCAACACAATGGGAAAATACCCCGCTTCCGCCAGGTCCGAGGGACTGGGGAGCTCTACACCAGCGACACAGTGATGCAGA ACCCGAAGTTTGTGAAAGCCACTGTCATCAAGCAAGATGAGCGCCATGATGACAAGATCTACTATTTCTTTCAAGAAGACAATCCGGACAAGAGTCCCGAGGCCCCGTTAAATGTCTCCAGAGTGGCCCAGCTGTGCAAG GGTGACAAAGGGGGCaccagctccctctctgcttccaAGTGGACAACCTTCCTGAAGGCCACACTGGTCTGTGTCAACCCGGCCACCAAGGGCAACTTCGACTTGCTGCAGGATGTCTTCATTGTCCCGTCAGACAAGAACTGGAGGGAAACCAGAGTGTATGGACTCTTCTCCAACTCCTG GGGGTACTCTGCCGTTTGTGTCTACACCATCGGTGACATTGACACTGTGTTCCGGACATCGAAACTCAAAGGCTACACTAAGGACATGCCCCACATCCGTCCTGGACAG TGCCCTTGGGGCAGAAATCATACCCCTCCCGAGACTTTCAAAATAGCTGACCTCCACCCGGCAGTGGAGGAAAAGGTGCAGCCTGTTGCCCCAAGGAATAGTCCCCTATTCCACAACAAGAATCGCTACCAGAAAATCGGGGTGCATCGCATCCAGGCGAGGGACGGACACACCTACAACGTCCTCTATTTGGTGACAG ACAAAGGGTATATCCACAAAATAGTGGAGATGCCGCACGGCGTCCTGAACATCCTGGAGATCCAGCCCTTTCAACAGCCAGCTCCCATCCTGGCCATGACCCTGGATCATAGAAGG GCAAAGCTCTATGTGAGCTCGCCGAGCGAGGTGGTCCAGTTGCCCATGGACATGTGCGAGGTATATCACAGGAGCTGCGAGAGCTGCGTCATGGCAAAGGATCCCTACTGCGGCTGGGCAGATGGGAAATGCGTCTCCGTTAAAGCTAACCT GACAATGCTACAGAACTTGACCTTGGAGTCCTCACCGGAAATATGTCCCCATTCCAGCTTCAAACAGCAGGAAG cagatAGCCTGGAGAGCTACCGGAACGTCACCGTGGCGCTCTTCTCCCGCTATTTCCTGTACTGCCCCACCGAATCCCATGCCGCCACCTACAAGTGGCATCACAATGGCAGCTGCATCCAGAACTGCTCCACCCACTGGCCCTGCTTCCACTTCATCGAGAACGTGACCCACGACCGCTACGGGCGCTACACCTGCATCTCAGAGGAGAACGGTTTCTCCCAAACCCTCGTGAGGGAATGGCTGCTGAAGCAACCTAAGCCCTCCCAGACTTTGCAGTGGAGGAGCCAAGCTGCGGCCACCTCCCCTTCCTTCTGGCTGGGCTTCCTGCAGATGATGGCTCTTGCCCTGCTGTTCcagtga